The Triticum urartu cultivar G1812 chromosome 6, Tu2.1, whole genome shotgun sequence genome includes the window GTTTCATTTAAAACGAATGTGCCTGAATtgtaaaaaaatgttcataacatACAAAAAATGTTTGTGACATTTTAGAAAAATGTTCAATTTGTACACTGAAAATATTCAATGCGTGTTAAAAAAGTTAGCATGtatttttaaaaataaaaaataaataaaaaagaaaaaaatagtcCGTCCCAAAGTTATTTTTCTTGAGGCGAGAGCAAATTTCATCTCAGGGATGTATGGCATCAGGATGAGACAGAAGATCAATCCGCCTTCTAGTGGGCCGTAatgagacaggcaagtcaggcaGTCATTCCACAATAGGCTCAATGTATCCAAAAGTTCGACCCAAAGTGATTTTCATACTTTTCCCAAACCATTTCTTGGTGTTTTCACCAAGTGGCGCGCACCGCCAAAATGCTGCATTTACGCCACTTGCCGCAACTAGGAGCTTTTTTTTTCTCATAGATTCGtttattcaaaatattttatcttttAAACCATGCGTTCAAATCCGGAACTATTTTTATCATTGGATTTCTCGCGTTGGGCttcaaaactacatctcatgttAATAGGTTTCGACGAACCTTTTTTCTCATGGAaaaaaactaaaagaaaaaaCCGGAGCCGGTAGCATATTTTTTCCTACATTTTCTCCTTTCCGAGAGGCACAACTacgcctctcgcggaagcaaatctGCGCCTCTTGCAGAAGCAAAAAAACATATTTTCCCTTTGCGAGAGGTACAACTGTGTCTCTCGGGGAAGAAAATACGTGCCTCCACGAGAAGCAAATATATGCCTCTCACAAAAGCAAAATAATAatagtttttttccttttctgagAAGCACAACTCTGCGTCCATGAGAAGCAAATATGTGCCTCTCattgaaaataataataatagaaaacatgtttttttccTTTCCCGTGCCTCTCAGGAAAGCAAACATGTGCCTCCAGGAGAAGCAAATATGTTCTCCAAAAGTAAAATAAAACACATTTTTTCAATTTCCGATGCCTCTCACAGAAGTAAATTTGTGCTTTTTCGCGCATTTTTCCCCATTTTTTCATCAAAAACCTAGGGAAAACCAGGCAGAAACTGAAAATCCCCCGAAAACAACCCATCTAAAACCTAAAAACGCGTACATAAAAATAAAGCCCCGCAAGGGGTAACCATTGATTAGTTGCTCCGGGACACCCATCCTACACAAATGGGTCGTCCCATCTTATATCGCTAGTATGGCTGTAATGGCACCATAACATAATTTGTGGCACACTTCAGGTTTTATGAAGCTTCTAGAAGCTTTTGAACTGATTTTTCCTTTCTTATGCCATTTGTCGTTTTATGTTTgcgttttttttctttttcgttttcccttgtttttatttttctccttttctAAATTAGAGATTTTTTTTAAATTGGTGAACCTTTTGAATTGGTGAATATTATTCAAATGCGGGGTTTTTCAAATATATCAAAAAATGCCTAATTATTTTAAAAATCAGAATTTTTTTATTCTTTATATTTTTAAAATTAAGATCATTTTTCtgaaatttgtgaacttttttcaagTCCATACACTTTCTCCAATTAATGAACAATTTTCAAATTTATGGCCTTTTTCCAAATTAGTGAacatttttgaattcatgaacctTTTCAAATTCACTTTTTACTTGTATTTTTCCAATTTCACATTTTTAAAAATCCCCGATCATTTTCCAATTTTGTTATatttttttttttcaaaattaagTTTCCTTGTGGCCCGCTTTAGGCGCGTGTGAGCGCCAATTGTGTTTAGACCAGGAAACTTGAGTTTTGTAGTCTAGCATCTACAGAGTCGAGACTGGACTAGATATCGAATGGACACATTACAACGAGAATTCAACCAAGAGTTGCAAAGCTCCAGACTTCTCCAGTGTACACGCTACAAACACGTCCGTAAAACGCCAAAACTTCAAACGGGTGCACCATAGCTCACTCTCACACACCCCACGCCCTCCCAACCACACGATTTTTCCCCCGTCGAAAATCGATCCAGAGCTAAAAAAACCAAGGATTTTCCTCCTCGCCTCCCTTCTTCTTCCAGCCCAAGCAAGCAGGCAAAACCCCAGAGAAAAAGCCCAGCAGCAGGGAGAGCCTAGCCGCATCCATCGATCGAATCGAGCCGAGCtaccacgcacgcacgcacgccgCCACGTCTGCCTTGTGcggccctgccccctcccccaatCCACCCCACCACAGGCAGAAGCAAATCCCAGCCAGAGCCGACGGCAAGCTGGACACCCACGCCATGGAGCGGGTGGCGCTGCTCCGcacctccggccgccgcctcctccagcgCTGCGGCAGGCCCAGGCCCCTCGtgcccgccgcctcctcctccgcgccGCGTCGCCGGTTGACCTCCTCCTCGTCGGCGGCGTCGTCCTGCTCCTCCTCGTCGCGCGGCGGCTCGTCCTGCCTCCTGGCCGCGGCCGCGCCGCTGCACCTGCACGCCGCGGGGCGGTACTGGCCGCTCACCGCGCCCGGCTTCGCGAGGCGCCTCTCCGTCCCCGCCGTCTCCACCTCGCCCTCCCCTGTGCCCAGTGGTGAGCTTTTGCCCCAACCCGTCTATCTGCTTATGGACTGTTTTACCTGCAGTTTCCATGTCTCTAGTAGCGTCTAGGTTGCATTGCGTTGAGTCTCGGATCTCTGCATCTGTATGCTGCTCTGCTCGTTTATTTGTTATGGGATAGCTGGAGATACACTGCTTGTTATTCAAGTAACCTCTGTTGGGAATATGATAAAAAGTTGTAGCTCGAGAATGAATGTGCCAGCGCATGACCTTTTTTCATTATTCCGTAAGCAGACACCGATGATGTCCATGAGTATGCGGCAAAGCTAGGCTTCGAAAAGGTATCTGAACAAGTCATAGACGAGTGCAAATCAGCTGCTGTTCTCTACAAGCACAAGAAGACAGGCGCAGAAGTGATGTCCGTGGCAAACGATGATGAGAATAAAGTGTTCGGCATTGTATTCCGTACCCCTCCGTAAGTGCATCTAGTCCTTGCCTCGTGGTGTCATTGATGTTATATTATCATGCAAAAAGCAAAGCAGGGAAACTTATTCACAGATAGGAAAGATGTAAACAGCATAGCATTGCATGCAAGCTGTTATGTGGTTTCTGAATAAGTTTCATTTATTACCAGGAAAAATTCGACTGGCATACCTCACATTCTTGAGCATAGTGTTCTCTGTGGATCAAGAAAGTACCCTTTGAAAGAGCCATTTGTTGAGCTCTTAAAGGGTAGTCTGCATACTTTCCTGAATGCGTTCACCTATCCGGATCGGACGTGTTATCCAGTTGCATCAACAAACACCAAGGTGACACCTATTCTATTAGTCACTGATTTGCTCCAGCCTTTATTCAGCACCACCTTTTGTAGCATTATCATAATTTCTGTTGTTGTTTTGCAGGATTTCTATAACTTGGTTGATGTATACCTTGATGCTGTATTTTTCCCTAAGTGTGTTGAGGACTTCCAAACATTTCAACAGGAAGGTTGGCATTATGAGCTTAACAGCCCCGAAGAAGAGATATCCTACAAAGGTTTGATTACTCAGGCTATTTTAGCGAAGCAAATACATTCGGATGTGAGCTAGGTCTGCTCATTCCTCAAAAGTCCCTGAATGCAATGCTTTAACATTTGACTGTAGGTGTTGTCTTCAACGAGATGAAAGGAGTCTACTCTCAACCTGATAACATAATGGGCCGTGTGTCTCAACAGGTTAGCGATTTGTTCGATTCTGTTTTTCAGTCTGTGACTTCTATTCAGTAGGAGAGTTTGCTTATGTGTTACTTTTATCATCCTTGGAATGATACTGCGTTAGAATCACCGTGCTGTTTATTCTAATGTGTTCAGAATCTTTTCAACACATTTATTCCAATGATTGTTTCACCGTATAGTTGATCGGATTTGGTCAATCCCTGTATAGTTTTATCAGTTAGGACTAAATTCAGGCTTTGCTGCTTGACAAACTGCACGCCTTTTTTATGAGGAGCTGCTTATCTAAGAACTGACATGCGGGTCCAGGCTGTTGCATTTCCACCTGCATTCATTCTGCTTTTCTGATTGCTGTTGCAGTTCCACCTGTACATTAGCAAGTTGTAGTTTCAACTGTCTCTAGTCTATACTTCTGTAGTTGATGCTTCCTTGTTTATTAGTTTGTGTTAATAGTCCCAGTGGTGAATATCCCTTTGCGCTGTTCTCATCAGATCCCAGTTCTTTTTGCCAGTTTCTCATATCATTATTTTAGATGCAGTTGCTACAAGAGTACCTAACATATTTGAGCTTTCTACAGGCACTTTCTCCTGATAACACGTATGGTGTGGATAGTGGTGGGGACCCAAATGATATCCCAAAGCTTACTTTTGAAGAATTCAAGGTTTCCTCGGTTCTAATTTTCTATTTTCATGAAATGATACTTAGTTTGTCATTTTGCTCCTCTAGAAAACTATAAGTTTCAGTgattttttactggaaagtaaAAGAGGAATGCTTCTAGGACCATCGAGTCCATTTTTCTATAGTAGTGCACCAATAAGCTAACATTGGTTAATTATTTTCTTCAAATTTTGAATCCCAACCTTTTGATATCATATGTTCAGGAGTTCCACAGTAAGTTTTACCATCCGAGCAATGCTAGGATCTGGTTCTACGGTGATGATGACACAAAAGAGCGACTACGAATTCTAAGTGGTAATGTGTCCATATAGTAGTTAGTCGTGCTTATTTACAGGGTTGTTTTTTGAGCCTTTGGCtgtattttctttttctttttttgacaCCATTGTTTTTTTTCTTGTCTTGCCTCCCTTCTGTAGAATACCTTGACCTGTTTGAAGCCAGCCCTGCTCGTAATGAATCAAAGGTTATGCCTCAGAAACTTTTCAAAGAGCCAGTGAGGATTGCAGAGAAGTATCCTGCTGGCCAAGAAGGTGATTTGAAAAAGAAATATATGGTTTGCACCAACTGGCTGTTGTCAGAGGAGCCACTGGACGTAGAGACAGAGCTTGCACTTGGTTTCCTGGATCACCTGTTGCTGGGCACTCCCGCTTCACCACTTAGAAGAATTCTTCTTGAAAGTGGTTTAGGAGAGGCTATTGTGGGAGGTGGTGTTGAGGATGAGCTTCTTCAACCCCAATTCAGTATAGGCTTGAAAGGTGTATCTGAGGATAACATTGAGAAAGTTGAAGAGCTGGTTATGCAAATTTTGAAGAATTTGGCAGAGGAGGGATTTGCACCAGAAGCAGTGGAAGCATCTATGAACACGATCGAATTCTCTCTCAGGGAGAATAACACGGGATCATTTCCTCGAGGGTTGTCACTAATGCTTCGTTCAATGGTATGAAATTCGTGATATGTAAAAAAAGAAACAGACACATATGTTTGGGCATATTAATATTTTCTTCAACTTCACAACAATTGCAGGGAAAATGGATATATGATATGGACCCTTTCGAGCCTCTGAAATATGAACAGCCATTGCAGCAACTCAAAGCACGCATTGCAGAGAAGGGATCCAAAGCAGTATTCTCCCCGCTCATCGAAAAATATATTTTAAACAATGTGCATCGTGTCACAGTTGAAATGCAGGTCTATAGAGAACCTTCCACCTAAGAGTTCTGTATGAAATGAGCCTTTTGTTGTTACCTCTAACAATAATTTGTTGTGCAGCCTGATCCAGAGAAAGCTTCACGTGATGAAGCCGCTGAGAAAGAAATTTTAAAACAAGTAAAGTCTAGCATGACTCAGGAGGATCTTGCAGAGTTGGCACGTGCTACAAAGGAGCTGAAGGACAAACAAGAGACTCCAGATCCTCCAGAAGCTCTGAAAGCTGTTCCTAGCCTGTCGCTACAAGATATCCCTAAAAAGCCTATTCATGTACCAATAGAGGTAATTTTTTGACTCACAATATCCTTACATCGGCTGAAAGTACTAGGCTAGGTTGGCTAAAAATTCTCGGTCAAGTTGTGCTATAGTAAATATGAATTCTACTTCAATATGAAGTCGGACCGTATCAGTTCTTAGTTTTCCAGATCCTGATTGGGAAAGAAACCAGAGGCCTGCTCACAGAGGTCAAAGTTCAGTGAAAATTTTCTGTCTCTGCATTACTTAGCAAGGTGCTTTGTTCTTTAGCTACTGATTTGGGTGATATGATGTTTCCCCCTCAAATAATCTAGCATTTGGAAGAGTTAAGATTACTGTTCAGAACTTGATTGCACTGTAATATATGTAACTACTAGTAGTGGCTGATAGAGTTGATATGTGGTGACACGGTGATGTGGTCTGTcagcctccttcctcctctcccaAACCTTGCTTGCAGAAAAATGGTGTTATGGCCGGCCGGCTTAGGCCCGCAAGTTATCTTAGTTTTTATTTTCAGATTAGGCAAGTTATCTTAGGCAAGTTATCTTAGGTTGATTCTTCTACAAGTTATCTAGGATATAAATATAGGTTGTAAGGCTCTTTTTGAAGGCAAGCAATAAGAAGAATATTATCTACTATTGCCCGGCTCCCTGAGGAgccggaaccctagccgccaACAGCCCTAGCCACCGCCCTTCTCCTAGCCGCGACGGCGCCCTGCCGCCGGCGCGCCCGATCCTCACCACGTCTCCCTCCATCCTTCCCTTACCACCTACGCCCTAGACCTGGTAGAGTACTTGATCCTACCAATTTGGTATCAGGTAACCGGGTTTCGACCATGTCTCCGCCAattccaccgccaccaccaccgctgcccgccaactcctccaccaccgccgcctctGCGCCGGGCATCACGGCCTCGCTCTCGGCGGGCACCACTGCGTCGCTCTCAGCGCCGGTCCTAACGGCACCCGGCACCACGCCGGGCCAAGGGCAGCCACAGGCCCTCGTCCAACACTCGCCGCCGCCATCACCTCCCCCGCAGCCGCAACAGTTCACGCCGGAGGCCATGGCGGGTGTCCTCAACGACCTCGTCACCGCGGTTCAAGGGATCCGCCTCTACCTGGCAGGTCCGTACGGGCCGCCCCCACCACTCCATCCAGCCATGGCCGCGGATCAGCAGGCGCTTCCGTGGTACTCGGCACCGGGGGCCATCACCGGACTCCATCCAGCCATGGCCGCAGGTCAGCAGGCGCTTCCATGGTACTCGGCACCGGGGGCCATCACCGGAGGCTACCCGGCGCTCCCCGCCCCAGCGGCCGCACCGCCGCCTTGGGCGCAGTGGCCGCCGCAGATCGCGCCGGCAGCCCCGCCACTTCTCGCCACCACGGGGCCGCAGTGGCCCACTTGGACCGCGCCGGCCGCGCCGTCCTCCGTCGCGCCCTACCTTCCAGCGGCCTCGGAGCAGGGTCCTCCACCGGCCCCGCCCAGCCCTAACCTGGGCACCGGCGCCTCGGAGCAGGGTCAGACCCAACAGCTTCTTCTGGCGTCACCGCCGGCCCCCACGCCGCAGGCGCCGGTGCAGCTCCACCAGGCGCCGCCGCCATCGACAGTACCACCACCCGCGCCTAGGGCTACGGGTCGGCCCCTGCACCAGGTGCAGTTTCCACCGTCGCCATCGCCGATCCCCGCTTGGGCGACCGGCTCGTCTTCGGGGCCGGTCTACTCCACGGCGCCGGAACACCCGACGCCCTCCCTGCGGTTTGATCACCCCTCCAGCTCGGCGAACTACGCCCCGGCGCTTCCCAACCCAGCATACGCGCTGGCGGCGACTACGGCCGCCCCCGGGCACGGCGGGCCGACACCCCCTCGCTTCGCCAAACTGGACTTCGCCACCTACGAGGGCACGGAGGACCCCCTCAACTGGCTCAACCAGTGCGAGCAGTTCTTTCGAGGGCAGCGGACGCTCGCTTCGGATCGCACCTGGCTCGCGTCCTATCATCTTCGAGGCGCAGCGCAGACCTGGTACTACGCCCTCGAGCAGGACGAGGGCGGCATGCCACCATGGGAGCGCTTCCGGGAGCTCTGTCTCCTCCGGTTCGGGCCTCCTATCCGCGGGAGCCGACTGGCGGCCCTCGGCCGCTTACCTTTCACATCCACGGTGCAGGACTACGCCGACCGCTTCCAGGCCCTGGCGTGCCACGCGCCGGGCGTCTCCGCCACTCAGCGCGCCGAGTTATTTGTGGGCGGTCTACCGGACCATATCCGCGTGGGCGTGGAGCTTCGGGGACCCCAGGATCTCCAGTCGGCCATGTATTACGCCTGCGCGTTCGAGCGCCGCGCGGTGGCCATCCAGCAGGAATCACCGTCCCAGACTGCTGGGTCGCTACCCGGACCGGATTCCGCGCAGGGTCGGCCTGTGCAGGCTTCTGCGGCACCCCTCGCCGCGACCGCGGGGCGCCCGTTCCGCCGGCTCACCCCAGCTGAGATACTCGAGCGTCGCCGCCAAGGGTTGTGCTTCAACTGCGACGAACCCTACAAGCCCGGCCACGCCTGCCCGCGACTCTTCTACCTGGAGGTGGCAGACTACATTCCGGAGGACGCCGTCGCCGCTGACCTGGCCGCCCCAGATGTCGAGAAGGTGTTTGACGCTGGTTGATTACCTCGAAGAGTTCAAGCAAGCGCTTCCCCACCTTacagctcgaggacgagctgtttgtGCAGGCGGGGAGAAGTGTTATGGCCGGCCGGCTTAGGCCCGCAAGTTATCTTAGTTTTTATTTTCAGATTAGGCAAGTTATCTTAGGCAAGTTATCTTAGGTTGATTCTTCTACAAGTTATCTAGGATATAAATATAGGTTGTAAGGCTCTTTTTGAAGGCAAGCAATAAGAAGAATATTATCTCCTATTGCCCGGCTCCCTGAGGAgccggaaccctagccgccaACAGCCCTAGCCACCGCCCTTCTCCTAGCCGCGACGGCGCCCTGCCGCCGGCGCGCCCGATCCTCACCACGTCTCCCTCCATCCTTCCCTTACCACCTACGCCCTAGACCTGGTAGAGTACTTGATCCTACCAAATGGAAATTTGACTCTGTGTTGACACAAAATGTCCTTTGTTCAGCCTAGGTAACTTCCATAAACAATAATTTGTCACCACAGCAAAAGCTAACTAGAGACTAGCAAATAGCCTCCTTACCATACATGCTCATTGATTGCCTAACTGAACAAGACAACTGATGTTACAGATTCTGTCCTGTAAATAGGTCAGAAGCTACATGTTCTGCCATTTGTAGGCCAAAGTTCAAAGTTATCAATCTAAGATTCTAAATCTTTCAGGATTATACTCAATTTCTATATCCTAGAATTCAATCTGGAGTTCAGCCGAACTAGGCATTAGTATATAGAGAAGTTCCTTTCAAAAAGTAGAGAGGATGGTTTGACGATGTTGGATGCATGAACTATTTATTAGGAGGTTGCGTTACCATTTTGTTTCCCGAGGAGGCCTGTTTCTACCATCTCTTTACTTTATTGCTTTATCAGTTGAAATAGTATAATCTTCATTTCTGGAATTGTGTATTTAGGTGGGGGAGATAAACGGTGTCAAGGTCTTGCAACATGATCTCTTCACCAATGATGTAGTTTACTCCGAAGTTGTATTTGATATGGGTTCTATGAAGAAAGAACATCTACAACTGTTGCCTTTGTTCTGGTGAGATCCCCGAAGTCCGATCAATACATTATTTCTATTTACCATGAAATGCTGAATATATTTTGCTGTTCTCTCTGAAAATATACTACTTGGTATTTCAACTAATTGGATGTTCATTCTAGCCAATCCTTACTGGAGATGGGCACGAAAGACATGGACTTCGTGCAGCTTAATCAGTTGATTGGGAGAAAAACTGGAGGCATATCAGTTTACCCATTAACATCTTCAATAAAGGGAACAGATGATCCTCTTACTCGTATTGTCGTTCGGGGAAAAGCAATGTCAACGCGAGTAGAAGATTTGTTTCACCTGGTATGTTTATGATCTTTGTCTGTGTAGATCATACTACCAAAGGCAATGACAGGGTGGAGGACATGCTTAATCTGTTTAATGCTCATCCCAGTTACTGATCTTACATCTGCATCATGAAAATAAATCCTTGTTCTGTTCTTGCAGATGAACTGTCTTCTTCAAGATGTTCAGTTCACAGAACAACAGAGGTTCAAGCAGTTTGTTTCCCAAAGTAAAGCAAGAATGGAGGTACAAAACTAGTATATTTGTGATTCATATTACTATACGCATGCATGCATTTTGTTGTCTAATGATTTCTCTGACACAGAATCGATTGAGGGGTAGTGGCCACGGTATAGCAGCTGCCAGAATGGATGCCAAGTTAAATGCAGCTGGATGGATTTCAGAACAAATGGGTGGTGTTAGGTAAGATTCTTTATGTTATATACACTCCATTTGCAGATTGTTAAGTCAGCTGGTTATTGAAATGATTATGGCCTTGTGAGCATACTTACATGACTACATGTAGTGTACCATAGTTTGCGCTTTTGATACTCAGTCTTGGTTGCTTAATATTAATATGCTTCATTGTGGTCTTAGCAACCCACCATTAGCTATTATTTTGATCCACATGGCATTCTGTTTTAGATTTCACATGTTGATTTATTTGTTGCCATTGCCAGTTATCTTGAGTATTTACGAGACCTGGAGACGAGGATTGATCAAGATTGGGACAGAATATCTGCATCACTCGAGGAAATGAGGAAGTCTCTATTTTCTAAGGAAGGTTGCTTGATAAACATAACCAGCGACTCAAAAAATCTTGAAAAATCTGGTCAACATATTGCCAAATTTCTTGATGCACTGCCAAGTGCCCCATCCCTGGGAAGTGATCCATGGCTCTCTCGACTGCCTTCTGTTAATGAAGCCATTGTTATCCCTACACAGGTAAGGATAATTTGTCTggttctctgacattagctttgaGCAGCTATTGGAAGATGATTATTCCCTCTTTGACATACTGAATGATCCTCAATTTATCTGTTGCCTGAAGGTTAATTATGTTGGAAAAGCTGGAAACCTATACCAAAGTGGATACCAGCTTAATGGAAGTGCCTATGTCATATCCAAGCACATAAGCAACACATGGTTATGGGACCGCGTTCGAGTTAGTGGTGGCGCATATGGAGGGTTTTGTGATTTTGACACTCATTCAGGTACTTTGATCTTATACCTGTTCTTGCCCCACTTACATTCATGCCAATAGTTAAGTACCTTACACACTCTGTGCTGGCTCTACATTATCGTAAATATTTTGTCTCCTTTTGGCTTTTGCAGGGGTCTTTTCCTATTTGTCATACCGTGATCCGAACTTGCTGAAAACACTAGATGTCTATGATGGGACTGCAAAGTTCCTCAGAGAACTAGAGGTAGATGATGATGCTCTCACAAAAGCTATTATTGGAACCATAGGGGATGTTGATTCCTACCAGCTACCAGATGCTAAAGGTTACAGCAGGTACATAATCATCCTCTCTATTTTGCATAGTGCACAATAACCAACCCCCATTCGATGATGTGGATATGGGCTTATGAAAACCAGTGGCTTATTGCTGGTCCATATTGCTTGAAATTGTGCCCACAAAGATTCTTTTATAAGAATATCGGTGTTGATACCCAACCTAGAACATTTGTTATGCATGTCCTTGCGTATTGATTGTTCTTTGTTGGAGATAACCCACCCTTTCTTAGTATTGTTTGCAACCAAGTTAAATCTTGACTTGGATCATGGTTGCAAACACATACATAAACAAGACAAAAATATGCATGCATATAATATCATAGGCCATGAAGGAATACATAGAGTAATAAATTGGATTTTGCTGTTTTCAGTCTGATGCGGTATTTGTTGGGAATCACTGAGGAGGAACGCCAGCAAAGGCGCGAAGAGATACTCGCAACCAGGTAGATATTTCTATGGTCTAAATTGCACATTCCTTGAGCACACTTTACAGAATCGTCCCAGGTATACGTTTTTGTGCAAAATCTCTTATCATGTTGTTTCTTGTGTGGCAGCGTGAAGGATTTCAAGGAGTTTGCCGATGCTGTCGAAAtgatcaatgacaatggggttgtGGTGGCCGTAGCATCGCCTGATGACGTCGAGGCAGCAAACAAAGAGAAGTCGTTATTTTCAGACATCAAAAAGTGCCTGTGAGGCCTCTCCATTCCCACCCAGGCAGGGTTCAGTCGGGGGCCTGCGCCGAGCAGAGGTTCTTCAGCgttttgcttcactgatgaagaaTGGTCTGGCGCTGTAACATGAGTTTGCGTGGCGAGAGCACTGATCACCTTGTCTGTAGCCCGGTTACGGTTGTTTATTTTTCGCGCCCATTTTTAGGGGAAATAATTAGTTGAGGGTGTTGAGCGAAGCACAATAGTTAAACAGAGTTCCATTGCTGCCTTTCCCCCTCTGCAATCAGTGCTCAAACAAGCCGGTTGTACACCAAGTTGCTGATAGGAGATTAAGAGCTGATGAGAACCTGCTCAAAATTTAGCTGAATATTCTGTAACTTGTTATACCAAAGATATAAATGTTTTCGCAGCTGGGTTGATCAAGGTCCTTTCTGAACATAAATCCCTGGAAATGCTAGGGATCACACTACTTTCTCTAGAAATGCTAGGGATCACACTACTCTCTGGGAACCGCTAGGGAACACTACTGATCCTTATCAGACCTTCTCGACCGTAAGATTAGAAGCATCACAGTTGTTGGATGAGTACGGTGGGTCCTATGCACCTCTCGTGGGCCTTTTCTAAAACTGAGCGCTAATTAAGTGGGATTGCTATTAACAACCGACCGATTTAACATCTCCTGATTTCTGCAAGAATTgagggctcctttgattcaaaggaattcTTTAGGATTTTTGAAGGATtgaaattcttaagaatttttccTATGTTGGccctttgattcataggattggaTTCCATAGAAATTTATCTTATGAAACCTTTTGTACTACATTTCATAGGAAATCTAACATCAACTCCA containing:
- the LOC125514680 gene encoding presequence protease 1, chloroplastic/mitochondrial-like is translated as MERVALLRTSGRRLLQRCGRPRPLVPAASSSAPRRRLTSSSSAASSCSSSSRGGSSCLLAAAAPLHLHAAGRYWPLTAPGFARRLSVPAVSTSPSPVPSDTDDVHEYAAKLGFEKVSEQVIDECKSAAVLYKHKKTGAEVMSVANDDENKVFGIVFRTPPKNSTGIPHILEHSVLCGSRKYPLKEPFVELLKGSLHTFLNAFTYPDRTCYPVASTNTKDFYNLVDVYLDAVFFPKCVEDFQTFQQEGWHYELNSPEEEISYKGVVFNEMKGVYSQPDNIMGRVSQQALSPDNTYGVDSGGDPNDIPKLTFEEFKEFHSKFYHPSNARIWFYGDDDTKERLRILSEYLDLFEASPARNESKVMPQKLFKEPVRIAEKYPAGQEGDLKKKYMVCTNWLLSEEPLDVETELALGFLDHLLLGTPASPLRRILLESGLGEAIVGGGVEDELLQPQFSIGLKGVSEDNIEKVEELVMQILKNLAEEGFAPEAVEASMNTIEFSLRENNTGSFPRGLSLMLRSMGKWIYDMDPFEPLKYEQPLQQLKARIAEKGSKAVFSPLIEKYILNNVHRVTVEMQPDPEKASRDEAAEKEILKQVKSSMTQEDLAELARATKELKDKQETPDPPEALKAVPSLSLQDIPKKPIHVPIEVGEINGVKVLQHDLFTNDVVYSEVVFDMGSMKKEHLQLLPLFCQSLLEMGTKDMDFVQLNQLIGRKTGGISVYPLTSSIKGTDDPLTRIVVRGKAMSTRVEDLFHLMNCLLQDVQFTEQQRFKQFVSQSKARMENRLRGSGHGIAAARMDAKLNAAGWISEQMGGVSYLEYLRDLETRIDQDWDRISASLEEMRKSLFSKEGCLINITSDSKNLEKSGQHIAKFLDALPSAPSLGSDPWLSRLPSVNEAIVIPTQVNYVGKAGNLYQSGYQLNGSAYVISKHISNTWLWDRVRVSGGAYGGFCDFDTHSGVFSYLSYRDPNLLKTLDVYDGTAKFLRELEVDDDALTKAIIGTIGDVDSYQLPDAKGYSSLMRYLLGITEEERQQRREEILATSVKDFKEFADAVEMINDNGVVVAVASPDDVEAANKEKSLFSDIKKCL